From one Polyangia bacterium genomic stretch:
- a CDS encoding NADP-dependent oxidoreductase produces MRAFVLTSYGGPEHTVLTDVPQPSPRAGELLIRVRAAGLNPVDYKTRAGRLRVIRRYPLPIVMGNELSGVVEDLGPGARRFAKGDRVFARVDRDTMGALAELAVVHEEHVARMPTSVDFPAAAAVPLAALTALQALRDELHVRAGQRVFIPGGAGGVGTFAIQIAKLLGAHVATTASPRGQALVARLGADVVIDYTRQRFEEKVSGYDSAFDLLGGDTLARLWSTLKPGGRVVSIAGRPEPVTARKDLKRGSGLAALFWIASLTTRFRAARRGISYRYLFMHPSGADLAYLASLIDDKKLEVIIDRVFPFAEVKEAVAYLETGHAKGKVVVAMN; encoded by the coding sequence GTGCGAGCCTTTGTTCTCACAAGCTACGGGGGACCTGAGCACACGGTCCTGACCGACGTGCCGCAGCCGTCGCCCCGGGCCGGAGAGCTTTTGATCCGCGTCCGCGCCGCCGGTCTCAACCCCGTGGACTACAAGACGCGCGCCGGTAGGCTGAGGGTCATTCGTCGCTATCCGCTCCCGATCGTGATGGGCAACGAGCTCTCGGGCGTCGTCGAGGACCTGGGCCCGGGAGCGAGGCGCTTCGCCAAGGGCGACCGGGTGTTCGCGCGAGTGGACAGGGACACGATGGGCGCGCTTGCCGAGCTCGCGGTGGTCCACGAAGAGCACGTGGCGCGCATGCCGACTTCGGTGGACTTCCCGGCTGCGGCGGCCGTCCCGCTCGCGGCGCTCACCGCGCTGCAGGCGCTTCGCGACGAATTGCACGTGAGAGCCGGCCAGCGCGTGTTCATCCCCGGCGGCGCAGGCGGAGTCGGTACCTTCGCGATCCAGATCGCCAAGCTTCTGGGTGCCCACGTCGCGACGACGGCGTCCCCCCGGGGCCAGGCACTGGTCGCGCGACTTGGCGCCGATGTGGTGATCGACTACACGCGCCAGCGCTTCGAGGAGAAAGTGTCGGGCTACGACTCCGCGTTCGATCTTTTGGGCGGCGACACGCTGGCGCGTCTGTGGTCGACGCTCAAGCCAGGTGGACGTGTCGTCTCGATCGCCGGCAGACCGGAACCCGTCACGGCGCGCAAGGATCTGAAGCGTGGCAGCGGCCTCGCGGCGCTGTTCTGGATCGCCAGCCTGACGACGCGCTTTCGCGCCGCTCGCCGCGGCATCAGCTATCGCTATCTGTTCATGCACCCGAGCGGCGCCGACCTTGCCTACCTGGCCTCGCTCATCGACGACAAGAAGCTCGAAGTCATCATCGACCGCGTCTTCCCCTTCGCCGAGGTCAAAGAGGCGGTGGCCTATCTGGAAACCGGCCACGCCAAAGGCAAGGTCGTGGTGGCCATGAACTGA